A genomic stretch from Bosea sp. F3-2 includes:
- a CDS encoding class I SAM-dependent methyltransferase codes for MSGEKVALRGAKETLLITLCAKAGESRLPDSLLKDRFAADAVGRIDYDFVRLGIDRDMMIGVALRAHVIDGWTRDFIARHPEATVLHLGCGLDARVFRLEPPAGVRWFDVDYPDVIALRQRLYPARENCTLLGSSVIEPGWIEAVPRDRPAFVIAEGLLPYLPEEEVVILLERVMDHVPGGELAFDAYSHLGLSLIAWQPSVHSTGAVLHWALDDPRELMRKLPRLELVQELTGYGADGFDPRQVARMSLPARAAIQIFGWIPALSQMARLLRFRF; via the coding sequence ATGTCCGGCGAGAAGGTGGCGCTCAGAGGCGCGAAGGAAACGCTCCTGATCACGCTCTGCGCGAAGGCAGGCGAGAGCCGTTTGCCCGATTCGCTCCTGAAGGATCGCTTCGCCGCGGACGCGGTGGGCCGGATCGACTATGACTTCGTACGGCTCGGGATCGATCGCGACATGATGATCGGCGTCGCCTTGCGGGCGCATGTCATCGATGGCTGGACACGGGATTTCATCGCCCGGCACCCCGAGGCGACGGTGCTGCATCTCGGCTGCGGGCTCGATGCCCGCGTTTTCAGGCTCGAGCCTCCCGCCGGAGTCCGCTGGTTCGACGTCGATTATCCGGATGTCATCGCCTTGCGGCAACGCCTCTATCCTGCTCGCGAAAACTGTACGCTGCTCGGATCGTCGGTGATCGAGCCGGGTTGGATCGAGGCGGTGCCGCGGGATCGGCCGGCTTTCGTCATCGCCGAAGGCCTGTTGCCCTATCTGCCCGAGGAAGAGGTGGTGATTCTATTGGAGCGGGTGATGGACCACGTCCCCGGTGGCGAACTGGCCTTCGATGCCTATAGCCATTTGGGCCTCTCGCTGATCGCCTGGCAGCCCTCCGTCCACTCGACCGGTGCGGTGCTGCACTGGGCGCTCGATGATCCGCGGGAGCTGATGCGGAAACTGCCACGGCTCGAGCTCGTTCAGGAGCTGACGGGCTATGGCGCGGATGGGTTTGACCCGCGCCAGGTTGCTCGGATGTCGCTGCCTGCGCGGGCTGCCATCCAGATCTTTGGATGGATTCCCGCGCTGTCGCAGATGGCGCGCCTGCTGCGCTTCCGCTTCTAG
- a CDS encoding arginyltransferase, with the protein MTRPLRDAPQFYLTSPTACPYLPGREERKVFTHLVGSRARELNDVLSQGGFRRSQSIAYRPACETCRACISVRICVDDFRYSRGFRRVLARNNDLIGEVRPPQPRSEHYSLFRAYLDERHPDGGMATMSALDFAMMVEDTHVETHLVEYRRRGPDSGFTGRGEGDLFAMALTDKLSDGLSMVYSVYDPNLELRSLGTFMVLDHIARARRLGLPYVYLGYWVEGSPKMAYKARFLPQERLMPQGWERVDRTDSTD; encoded by the coding sequence GTGACGCGCCCATTGCGGGACGCCCCGCAATTCTACCTCACCTCCCCGACCGCGTGTCCCTATCTGCCGGGACGCGAGGAACGGAAAGTATTCACGCATCTGGTCGGGTCCCGGGCGCGCGAACTCAACGACGTGCTGTCGCAGGGCGGCTTCCGCCGCTCGCAGAGCATCGCGTACCGCCCGGCCTGCGAGACCTGCCGGGCCTGCATCTCCGTCCGGATCTGCGTCGATGATTTCCGCTATTCGCGCGGCTTCCGCCGAGTGCTGGCGCGCAACAACGACCTGATCGGCGAGGTGCGGCCGCCGCAGCCGCGCTCCGAGCACTACTCGCTCTTCCGCGCCTATCTCGACGAACGCCATCCGGATGGCGGCATGGCGACGATGTCGGCACTCGACTTCGCGATGATGGTCGAGGACACCCATGTCGAAACTCATCTCGTCGAATACCGCCGGCGCGGCCCCGATTCGGGCTTCACTGGCCGCGGCGAGGGCGACCTCTTTGCCATGGCGCTGACCGACAAGCTGAGCGACGGGCTCTCCATGGTCTACTCGGTCTATGATCCGAACCTGGAGCTGCGCTCGCTCGGCACCTTCATGGTGCTGGACCATATCGCCCGGGCGCGGCGGCTGGGCCTGCCCTATGTCTATCTCGGCTATTGGGTCGAAGGCTCGCCGAAGATGGCCTACAAGGCCCGCTTCCTGCCGCAGGAGCGCTTGATGCCACAGGGCTGGGAGCGCGTCGACCGCACCGATTCAACCGATTGA
- a CDS encoding RraA family protein, with product MSEDLTLRLERCYTGIIHDTMRAMGLKDFVLPPELRPLLPGQKLAGPAFTVEGKTGAFDAHETLLGWTGLLSAAKPGHVWVCQPNTNEIALMGELSAETLKNKGVRGCVIDGLSRDTEFMVEMGFQAYFKAYTPRDIVGVWLPKAVDEPIKIGDVWIRPGDYILADRDGVVRIPAEIIEEVLEKSETAISAENKVRTAILAGTDPQQAYLQYGKF from the coding sequence ATGAGCGAAGACCTGACGCTGCGGCTGGAGCGTTGCTACACCGGCATCATCCACGACACGATGCGGGCGATGGGCCTGAAGGACTTCGTGCTGCCCCCGGAACTGCGCCCGCTCCTGCCCGGCCAGAAGCTTGCGGGGCCCGCCTTCACCGTCGAGGGCAAGACCGGCGCGTTCGACGCGCATGAGACGCTGCTCGGCTGGACCGGCCTGCTCTCCGCCGCCAAACCCGGCCATGTCTGGGTCTGCCAGCCCAACACGAACGAGATCGCGCTGATGGGCGAGCTCTCGGCCGAGACGCTGAAGAACAAAGGCGTGCGCGGCTGCGTCATCGACGGGCTCTCGCGCGACACCGAATTCATGGTCGAGATGGGCTTCCAGGCCTATTTCAAGGCCTATACGCCGCGCGATATCGTCGGCGTCTGGCTGCCCAAGGCGGTCGATGAGCCGATCAAGATCGGCGACGTCTGGATCCGCCCCGGCGACTACATCCTCGCCGACCGCGACGGCGTCGTCCGCATTCCTGCCGAGATCATCGAGGAGGTTCTGGAGAAGTCGGAAACGGCGATCTCGGCCGAGAACAAAGTCCGCACCGCGATCCTCGCCGGCACCGATCCGCAGCAGGCCTATCTGCAGTACGGCAAGTTCTGA
- a CDS encoding UxaA family hydrolase, which yields MTHDPHLILLDPRDNVLVARVRLKAGDSIETGSGPAVLDRDIALAHKIACRAIAAGEKILKYGAPIGVATEAIAAGAHVHVHNMRSDYTPTYHLEDERKAGASA from the coding sequence ATGACACACGATCCGCACCTCATCCTGCTCGATCCGCGCGACAACGTCCTGGTTGCGCGGGTGCGGCTGAAAGCCGGCGACAGTATCGAAACCGGCTCCGGTCCCGCAGTGCTCGACCGCGACATAGCGCTCGCCCACAAGATCGCCTGCCGCGCCATCGCGGCCGGCGAGAAGATCCTGAAATACGGCGCACCGATCGGCGTCGCAACCGAGGCGATCGCCGCCGGCGCGCATGTCCATGTCCACAACATGCGCAGCGACTACACGCCGACCTACCATCTGGAAGACGAGCGCAAGGCAGGAGCCTCGGCATGA
- a CDS encoding UxaA family hydrolase, whose product MSEMRGYLRSDGRKGIRNTVAVAYLVECAHHVAREIALPWREEGVHAIGFPGCYPNPYAERMMEQLCTHPNVGAVLLVSLGCESFNKYALERMIRASGRPVKTIIIQSTGGTRTSIREGRAWVEEQRIALDAQETVPMAVSELVVGTVCGGSDGTSGITGNPAAGRAFDQLIAEGAACIFEETGELIGCEHIMAARAVTPALGLELEKSVAKAARYYATLGYGSFAAGNAEGGLSTIEEKSMGAYAKSGASPISGLIKPGDVPPHGGLYLLDVVPDGEVRFGFPNINDNAEIAELIACGAHCVLFVTGRGSVVGSAISPVVKICANPETYRRMSEDMDVDAGRILEGHASLDEVGQEIRDLVVSLGQGGRTKSEELGHQEFILTYKSFEPLGPACLPAA is encoded by the coding sequence ATGAGCGAGATGCGCGGCTATCTCCGATCCGACGGGCGCAAGGGCATCCGCAACACCGTCGCGGTCGCCTATCTCGTCGAATGCGCCCATCATGTAGCGCGCGAGATCGCGCTGCCCTGGCGCGAGGAAGGCGTTCACGCCATCGGCTTTCCCGGCTGCTATCCCAACCCCTATGCCGAGCGGATGATGGAGCAGCTCTGCACCCATCCGAATGTCGGCGCCGTGCTGCTGGTTTCGCTCGGCTGCGAAAGCTTCAACAAATACGCGCTGGAACGCATGATCCGCGCCAGCGGCCGCCCGGTGAAGACCATCATCATCCAGAGCACGGGCGGCACCCGCACCTCGATCCGCGAGGGTCGCGCCTGGGTCGAGGAGCAGCGCATCGCGCTCGACGCGCAGGAAACCGTGCCGATGGCGGTTTCGGAATTGGTCGTCGGCACGGTCTGCGGCGGCTCGGACGGAACCTCCGGTATCACCGGCAATCCGGCCGCGGGACGCGCCTTCGACCAACTCATCGCCGAGGGTGCCGCCTGCATCTTCGAGGAAACCGGCGAGCTGATCGGCTGCGAGCACATCATGGCGGCGCGCGCGGTTACGCCAGCGCTCGGCCTGGAATTGGAGAAGTCGGTGGCCAAGGCGGCGCGCTACTATGCGACGCTGGGCTATGGTTCCTTCGCCGCCGGCAATGCCGAGGGCGGGCTCTCGACCATCGAGGAGAAGTCGATGGGCGCCTATGCCAAATCCGGCGCCTCGCCGATCTCGGGCCTGATCAAGCCCGGCGACGTGCCGCCGCATGGCGGGCTCTACCTGCTCGACGTGGTACCGGACGGCGAGGTGCGCTTCGGCTTCCCCAACATCAACGACAATGCCGAGATCGCCGAGCTGATCGCCTGCGGGGCCCATTGCGTGCTGTTCGTGACGGGCAGAGGCTCGGTCGTCGGCTCGGCGATCTCGCCGGTGGTGAAGATCTGCGCGAATCCGGAGACCTACCGCCGGATGTCCGAGGACATGGACGTCGATGCCGGGCGCATCCTCGAAGGCCACGCCAGCCTCGACGAGGTCGGCCAGGAGATCCGCGACCTCGTGGTATCGCTCGGCCAGGGCGGCAGGACGAAATCGGAGGAGCTCGGCCATCAGGAGTTCATCCTGACCTATAAGAGCTTCGAGCCGCTCGGCCCGGCCTGCCTGCCGGCGGCCTGA
- a CDS encoding DUF2336 domain-containing protein: protein MLRNLTRMPADMSSDSRRQLLHAVTDLFLLDQEPSEAVKEHYGEIATTSLGHLGDDERKGYADRVATMPTLPHNVAVTLGGDSNAEVARLVLTLSPVLTDTDLAAIAVTQSQQHLVAIAERARLSESVTDILVERGDQKVLHTVSANEGAAFSDRGFDRLLERGQGDAGITGALASRSDLAPNRAQRVLRIVEQFAEGTAPSANATQEAVSLARQARQQRLEVKLLLSDLAAKVREVDDVLTMLADEDRAYHLAQVLAQIGDITIEQALRVLMQRDASGIAVTCRSLGIGTTAFRAILQLRARRLYFSSRDIDDDVDAYAKLDLATAERTLRFLKLRTKIA, encoded by the coding sequence ATGTTGCGTAACCTGACCCGGATGCCGGCCGACATGTCGTCGGATTCGCGCCGGCAGTTGCTTCATGCGGTCACGGATCTGTTTCTCCTCGATCAGGAACCGAGCGAGGCCGTCAAGGAACACTACGGGGAAATCGCGACAACTTCGCTCGGCCACCTCGGCGATGACGAACGCAAGGGCTATGCGGACCGCGTGGCGACCATGCCGACCCTGCCGCACAATGTCGCCGTCACCCTCGGCGGCGACAGCAACGCCGAGGTTGCCCGGCTCGTCCTGACCCTCTCGCCGGTGCTGACCGACACCGATCTCGCGGCCATCGCCGTCACCCAGTCGCAGCAGCATCTTGTCGCCATCGCGGAACGCGCACGGCTCTCCGAAAGCGTCACCGACATCCTGGTCGAGCGTGGAGACCAGAAGGTGCTGCACACGGTCAGCGCCAATGAGGGCGCGGCCTTCTCCGACCGCGGCTTCGACCGGCTGCTTGAGCGTGGCCAGGGCGATGCCGGCATCACCGGCGCTTTGGCCAGCCGCTCGGACCTTGCGCCGAACCGTGCCCAGCGCGTCCTGCGGATCGTCGAGCAATTCGCGGAAGGAACTGCTCCCAGTGCGAACGCGACGCAGGAGGCTGTCTCCCTTGCCCGCCAGGCGCGCCAGCAACGCCTCGAGGTCAAGCTCCTGCTCTCCGACCTAGCCGCGAAGGTCCGCGAGGTCGATGACGTGCTGACCATGCTGGCCGACGAAGACCGCGCCTACCATCTCGCGCAGGTCCTGGCGCAGATCGGCGACATCACGATCGAGCAGGCGCTGCGCGTGCTGATGCAGCGCGATGCCAGCGGCATCGCTGTCACCTGCCGCTCGCTCGGGATCGGCACCACGGCCTTCCGCGCCATCCTGCAGCTGCGCGCGCGGCGCCTCTACTTCTCCTCGCGCGATATCGACGACGATGTCGACGCCTATGCCAAGCTCGACCTTGCCACCGCCGAGCGGACGCTGCGCTTCCTCAAGCTCAGGACGAAGATCGCCTGA
- the parC gene encoding DNA topoisomerase IV subunit A has translation MGKPVDPPPEDEAERIDLKSALEERYLAYALSTIMHRALPDARDGLKPVHRRILHAMRLLRLDPGQVHKKCARIVGDVIGKFHPHGDQSVYDALVRLAQDFAQRYPLVDGQGNFGNIDGDNAAAYRYTEARMTEVARLLLDGIDEDAVDFRETYNGEDEEPVVLPAAFPNLLANGSQGIAVGMATSIPPHNAAELCDAALYLIQHPETSSEQLMTFVPGPDFPTGGIIVESRESMAETYRTGRGAFRTRARWQVEDQGRGTWLAVVTEIPYMVSKGRLIEKIAELLNDKKLPLVADLRDESAEDIRIVIEPRARNVDANLMMESLFKLSELESRIPMNMNVLTGGLVPRVLGLAEALRAWLDHRREVLQRRSRFRLGQIEKRLEILRGLLIVYLDLDRVIKIIREEEEPKIELMKVFDLTEVQANAILDTRLRALRKLEEMQLKTELDELTKEKAQIEELLASEATQWKTIAWDIRQVKKAFGPETAIGKRRTDFADMPDTADIDLTQAMVEREPITVVISKKGWIRALKGHVQDRSSFSFKGDDALQTAFFTETTAKVLVLASNGKVFTLDASKLPGGRGFGDPIRLMIELEETAEIVSAFPYRPGTRLLMATSEGRGFVAPADDVVANTRKGRQVLNVDGAMVAMLAVPADGDHVAIIGQNRKLLCFPISEVAEMGRGKGVRLQRYKDGGLSDAKTFNLTEGLTWLDTSGRTWTVPQADLMEWLGHRAEAGRLPPKGFPKSNTFGG, from the coding sequence ATGGGCAAACCGGTCGATCCGCCGCCGGAAGATGAAGCCGAGCGCATCGATCTGAAATCGGCGCTTGAGGAGCGCTATCTCGCCTATGCGCTCTCCACCATCATGCACCGCGCCCTGCCGGATGCGCGCGACGGCTTGAAGCCCGTCCATCGCCGCATCCTGCACGCCATGCGGCTGCTGCGGCTCGATCCGGGCCAGGTCCACAAGAAATGCGCCCGCATCGTCGGCGACGTCATCGGTAAGTTCCACCCGCATGGCGACCAGTCGGTCTATGACGCGCTGGTCCGCCTCGCCCAGGATTTCGCGCAGCGCTATCCGCTCGTCGACGGGCAGGGCAATTTCGGCAATATCGACGGCGATAACGCCGCCGCCTACCGCTACACCGAAGCGCGCATGACCGAGGTCGCGCGCCTTCTCCTCGACGGCATCGACGAGGACGCGGTCGATTTCCGCGAGACCTATAATGGTGAGGATGAGGAGCCGGTCGTGCTGCCGGCGGCCTTCCCCAATCTGCTCGCCAACGGCTCGCAGGGCATCGCGGTCGGCATGGCGACCTCGATCCCGCCGCACAACGCCGCCGAGCTCTGCGATGCCGCGCTCTACCTGATCCAGCATCCCGAGACCTCGTCCGAGCAGCTCATGACCTTCGTGCCGGGGCCGGATTTCCCGACTGGCGGCATCATCGTCGAGAGCCGGGAGTCGATGGCGGAGACCTATCGAACCGGCCGCGGCGCCTTCCGCACCCGCGCGCGCTGGCAGGTCGAGGATCAGGGCCGGGGCACCTGGCTCGCGGTGGTCACCGAGATCCCCTACATGGTCTCGAAGGGCCGGCTGATCGAGAAGATCGCCGAGCTGCTCAACGACAAGAAGCTGCCCTTGGTCGCGGACCTGCGCGACGAGTCGGCCGAGGACATCCGCATCGTCATCGAGCCGCGCGCCCGCAACGTCGATGCCAACCTCATGATGGAATCGCTGTTCAAGCTCTCCGAGCTGGAATCGCGCATTCCGATGAATATGAACGTGCTGACCGGCGGTCTCGTGCCGCGCGTGCTCGGTCTGGCCGAGGCGCTGCGCGCCTGGCTCGACCATCGCCGCGAAGTGCTGCAGCGGCGTTCGCGCTTCCGCCTCGGCCAGATCGAGAAGCGCCTTGAGATCCTGCGCGGCCTGCTGATCGTCTATCTCGACCTCGACCGGGTGATCAAAATCATCCGCGAGGAGGAGGAGCCGAAGATCGAGCTGATGAAGGTCTTCGACCTCACCGAGGTCCAGGCCAACGCCATCCTCGACACGCGCCTGCGCGCTTTGCGCAAGCTCGAGGAGATGCAGCTCAAGACCGAGCTCGACGAACTCACCAAGGAGAAGGCGCAGATCGAGGAACTGCTCGCCTCCGAGGCGACGCAGTGGAAGACGATCGCCTGGGATATCCGGCAGGTGAAGAAGGCTTTCGGCCCGGAGACGGCGATCGGCAAGCGCCGCACCGACTTCGCCGACATGCCCGACACCGCCGACATCGACCTGACCCAGGCCATGGTCGAGCGCGAGCCGATCACGGTCGTCATCTCGAAGAAGGGCTGGATCCGCGCGCTGAAGGGCCATGTGCAGGACCGCTCCAGCTTCTCCTTCAAGGGCGACGATGCGCTCCAGACGGCGTTCTTCACCGAGACGACGGCGAAGGTGCTGGTACTCGCCTCGAACGGCAAGGTCTTCACGCTCGACGCCTCGAAGCTGCCCGGCGGTCGCGGCTTCGGCGATCCGATCCGGCTGATGATCGAGCTGGAGGAGACTGCGGAGATCGTTTCGGCCTTCCCCTACAGGCCGGGCACCAGGCTGCTGATGGCGACGAGCGAGGGCAGGGGCTTCGTCGCCCCGGCCGACGATGTCGTCGCCAACACCCGCAAGGGCCGGCAGGTTCTCAATGTCGACGGCGCGATGGTTGCGATGCTGGCGGTGCCGGCAGACGGCGATCATGTCGCGATCATCGGACAGAACCGCAAGCTGCTCTGTTTCCCCATTTCGGAAGTGGCAGAAATGGGCCGCGGCAAGGGCGTGCGCCTGCAGCGCTACAAGGATGGCGGTCTTTCCGACGCCAAGACCTTCAACCTCACTGAGGGCCTGACCTGGCTCGACACCTCCGGCCGGACCTGGACCGTGCCGCAGGCCGATCTCATGGAGTGGCTGGGCCACCGCGCCGAAGCCGGCCGCCTGCCGCCCAAGGGCTTCCCGAAGAGCAATACGTTCGGGGGGTAA
- the recO gene encoding DNA repair protein RecO — translation MEWTDEGTIIGLKAHGESAVILEVMTRDHGRHLGLVRGGRSQKAQPQLQPGNHVSLTWRARLDEHLGEYKIELLTSHAARLMAAPIALYGLGTIAGLLRLLPERDPHPGLYEGLAVLIAHLDEPRLAPPLVVRFELAMLSELGFGLDLARCVVTGSTDDLSHVSPKSGKAVSRRAAQPYLDRLLALPAFLVEGQGGREPSSAELLAGFALTGHFLRRHLYEPRGLREPPERARLIELATRAAANSPAADSSTD, via the coding sequence ATGGAATGGACCGACGAGGGCACGATCATCGGCCTCAAGGCTCATGGCGAAAGCGCTGTGATCCTTGAGGTGATGACCCGCGACCATGGCCGTCATCTCGGCCTTGTCCGAGGCGGGCGTTCGCAGAAGGCGCAGCCGCAACTGCAGCCGGGCAACCACGTCTCGCTGACCTGGCGCGCCCGGCTCGATGAGCATCTCGGCGAGTACAAGATCGAGCTGCTGACTTCCCACGCTGCCCGCTTGATGGCGGCTCCGATTGCCCTCTACGGGCTGGGAACGATTGCCGGGCTGCTGCGGCTCTTACCGGAGCGGGATCCGCATCCCGGCCTCTACGAGGGGCTCGCCGTCCTCATCGCCCATCTCGACGAGCCGCGCCTTGCGCCGCCGCTGGTCGTGCGCTTCGAACTGGCCATGCTGTCGGAGCTCGGCTTCGGGCTCGATCTGGCGCGCTGCGTCGTGACCGGCTCCACCGACGATCTCAGCCATGTCTCGCCGAAATCGGGCAAAGCCGTCAGCCGGCGGGCAGCGCAACCCTATCTCGACCGGCTGCTGGCACTGCCGGCCTTCCTGGTCGAGGGGCAGGGCGGGCGCGAGCCGTCCTCGGCTGAGCTTCTGGCCGGTTTCGCCCTGACCGGGCATTTCCTGCGCCGTCACCTCTACGAGCCGCGCGGCCTTCGCGAGCCGCCGGAGCGGGCGCGGCTGATTGAACTGGCGACGCGCGCCGCGGCGAATTCACCCGCTGCGGATTCATCCACCGATTGA
- a CDS encoding tautomerase family protein: protein MPLIRISMRRGRPASEPAAIVNGVYRALRETFEVPEGDLFAIVHQHDADEFIYDANYFGFDRSDAMVIIQLTVSASRGITQKKALFARIHENLRRDPGLRSDDIFINLVETARENWSFGAGVAQYA, encoded by the coding sequence ATGCCCCTGATCCGGATTTCCATGCGCCGCGGCCGTCCCGCTTCCGAGCCCGCCGCCATCGTCAACGGCGTCTATCGCGCTCTGCGCGAAACTTTCGAGGTGCCGGAGGGCGATCTCTTCGCCATCGTGCATCAGCATGACGCCGACGAGTTCATCTATGACGCCAATTATTTCGGCTTCGACCGTTCGGACGCGATGGTGATCATCCAGCTCACCGTCAGCGCCTCGCGCGGCATCACGCAGAAGAAGGCGCTCTTCGCCAGGATCCACGAGAACCTGCGGCGCGATCCCGGCCTGCGCTCGGACGACATCTTCATCAACCTCGTCGAGACCGCCCGCGAGAACTGGTCCTTCGGTGCCGGCGTCGCGCAATACGCCTGA
- a CDS encoding LysR substrate-binding domain-containing protein has translation MSTPALDVEAVAAFLQTAELSSFTRAAEALGSTQSLVSTRIKRLETILGKLLLQRHPRLVRLTSEGERFLPVARAFLVAHNRALATFSEAVEQIAIGISEQAAGADVPALLARLAARDPGLIVNLRIEPSSQLESAYEAGDLDAVLIRRIGAGKTGEVLREDSLGWFASPALTRREDAPLPLINLVSECRLRQHAINALDRHAIDWREAFIGGGMAAVQAALTGGLGVAALATRIAPPGAVDIGADWALPSLGRSQVVLRSNAATPRGRAFVRELAAAFRG, from the coding sequence ATGAGCACCCCTGCCCTGGATGTGGAAGCGGTTGCAGCCTTCCTTCAGACCGCCGAGCTGTCGAGCTTCACCCGAGCGGCCGAGGCGCTCGGCTCGACACAATCGCTGGTTAGCACGCGGATCAAGCGGCTGGAGACAATACTCGGAAAGCTCCTGCTACAGCGGCATCCACGATTGGTAAGGCTTACTTCCGAGGGTGAACGCTTCCTGCCGGTCGCCCGGGCGTTCCTCGTTGCCCACAACCGGGCGCTCGCGACCTTCAGCGAAGCAGTAGAACAGATCGCCATCGGTATTAGCGAGCAGGCCGCCGGCGCCGACGTTCCGGCGCTGCTCGCGCGACTGGCTGCGCGCGACCCCGGCCTCATCGTCAATCTGCGCATCGAGCCGTCGAGCCAGTTGGAATCGGCCTATGAGGCGGGCGATCTCGATGCGGTCCTCATCCGCAGGATCGGCGCCGGCAAGACCGGCGAGGTTCTGCGCGAGGATAGCCTCGGCTGGTTTGCCTCCCCCGCCCTGACACGTCGCGAGGACGCGCCGCTGCCGCTCATCAACCTCGTCTCCGAGTGTCGCTTGCGGCAGCACGCCATCAACGCGCTCGACCGGCACGCCATCGACTGGCGCGAAGCCTTCATCGGCGGCGGGATGGCCGCGGTACAGGCTGCGCTGACCGGCGGCCTTGGGGTCGCTGCCCTGGCAACCCGGATCGCCCCGCCAGGCGCCGTCGATATCGGCGCGGATTGGGCGTTGCCATCGCTCGGGCGCTCGCAGGTCGTCCTGCGCAGCAACGCCGCTACGCCACGCGGCCGGGCCTTCGTGCGGGAGCTGGCGGCCGCGTTCCGGGGCTAG